The sequence CGCCCCGGGATTGGCGAGCGGACCGCACTGCTGCCGCTGCTGGCGCTTGACGACGCCGCTTTCGACGCCCGCTTCCGCGGAAGCGCGATCCGGCGCGCGAAGCGCGAGGGCTTTCTTCGCAATGTCGCGATTGCTCTCGGCAATAGCGGCGATCCCGCTGCTGTTCCGGCGCTTGCGGCCGCCCTCCGCAATGACCCCAGCCCCGTCGTTCGGGGCGCTGCCGCCTGGGCGCTCGGCCGCATCGGCGGAGAGGCCGCACGCCGCGCGCTCGCCGCTGCCGACGACCCTGACCCGACAGTGCAGGAAGAGATTGCGGCCGCACTCGCGAGGATCGCTCCGGCGGCGCCGGGGTCAAAGAGCGCCGCCGCTGGCCGCAGCAGCCTGCCGGTCACTCGCCCGCAGAACGGTCAAGCGAGCGAGCGAGGTCAAGCGACAGACCAGCTGGCGTCGAGCGTGTCTCTACCCGGATAACGTGCTGCAGCTGCTGGACATGCTCAGCGAGGCCGAGGACACGCTCGAGCGCCGTGCCGATCAGCGCGCGCAGCTCGGGAGGAACGGTCTCGCTCTCTTCGAGAATGGAGAGCGAACCGACAGCGAGCTGAACATCGTTGTTGATCCGGTGGGCCATCTCGCGGGCAGCGAGCAGCACTCCCTCGAGCCGCGATTGACGGAGCAGCAGCGCTTCCTGCGCGAGCTGGGCGCGCTTCCGCTCGATAGCGTAGCGGACAGCGCGGGTCAATGCGGCGCCGTTGATCCGCCCCTTCACCAGATAGTCTTGCGCGCCTGCTTGGACGGCGGCGATGGCCAGTTCTTGGTCATCGAGGCCGGAGAGAATGAGGATAGGCAGCTGCGAGGCGGTTTGGGCGAGCGCATGAAAGGTGTCGAGCCCCGTGCTGTCGGGGAGGGTGAGATCGAGCAGCACGACGTCGACCCCGCCGCCGCTGATCCGTTCACGGCCGGCGCGAAGGGTCTGCTCGACCAGCAGATGCGGTTCAATCAGCGAGGGCCCGACGTCACGGAGAATCTCGGCGAGCAAGCGCGCGTCAGCGGGGTCGTCCTCGATCAGCAGCAGCGTGACCGGTTCTGGTTCCATCTCGTCATTCCTGCCTTCATCCCGTCCGAGTGAGCTCACTCTAGCAGGCGCGGTGCCGTTCGTCGCGATTATTCTCCTCCAGTTCGGCTGGCAGGCGGAAGGCGACCACTGTCCCGCCGCTTGGTGCCGGCTCGATCCAGATGTGCCCTCCATGGCGCTCGATCACCGTTTTGCAAATCGCGAGCCCGATGCCGGTGCCGTCATAGACATCGGGCGGATGGAGGCGCTGAAAAATGCGGAAGACCCGCTCAGCGTGCTCGGGGGCGATGCCGATCCCGTTGTCGGAGACGCGGAAGACCCACGAACCATCCTCGCGTTCGGCGTCGATCGCGATCACGGGCGGCGCAGTGCTGCGATACTTGATGGAGTTGGCGATCAGGTTCTGGAACACCTGCGTCAGCTGGGAGAGATCGGCGCGGACGGTGGGCAGATTGCCGAGCCGGACTTGGGCGCCGCTCGCTTCGATCTGGCCGCGCAAGTTGGCGACGGCGTGCGCAACTGCGCGGCGCGTATCAGTTGCCTGCAGCGTGCGGGGCCCGATGGCAAGGCGGGAATAGGTCAGCAGGTCAACAATGAGGGCGTTGAGGCGGTCGACAGCGCCGATGATGTACTGCAGGAACTCATCGGCGTCAGGGTCGATCCTGCCCCGGTAGCGCCGCGCGAGCAGCTGGCTGAAGCCGGCGATCGAGCGAAGAGGAGCTTGGAGGTCGTGGGAGATCGCCGAGGCAAACTGCTCGAGGTCAGCGTTCGACCGCCGCAGCTCCGCCATTTGCGCTTGAAGCTGTCGGTCCCGCTGGGCAAGCTGGTCAGCGAGCCGGTCAAAGGCGCGCGCTAATTCGCCGACCTCGCTCGGCACGTTCTCTAAACCAGTTCGGACGGCGTAATCGCCGGCAGCGAGGCGGCGGGTCGTGCTGATCAGGCGGCGCAACGGGCGTTCGACAACGATGTTCACAGCAACCCACAGCCCGGCAAGCGTGGTAAGCAGCGCTCCGAGGAGGACCAGCAGGTTGCGGCGAAAAGCGGTTGTCACTGGCTCGTAGATGATCTCCAGCGGCACGCCGAGAAGGAGCGTCCCCGCGGGATGCAGCGGCGCCAGCGCATACATCCGGCGCACGCCGTCCAGTCCCGGCGCCACGAAGGTGCTCTCGGCGGAGGATTGAACCGCGCGCCCGAGCTCTGTCTCCCCAGTCGGACGGCCGACATACTGCGCGGCATCCGGGAAGCGGTAGACCACCTGCCCCTTCTCATCGAGCACCGTCAGCGCGGTGTTCGGAGGCAGGTCCAACCCGGCGGTCAGCTGGGCGATCAGGGCGACATCGATGCGGGCGACGAGAACGCCGACGACCGTCCCCGCGTCGTCGCGCATGGGAACGGCAAGAGGAAGGAAGGGCGGAGCGCCGACGGTAATGCCGCCGACCGTGAAGCGGCCGGTGGTCACGCTCTCGCGGAACCACGGCTGGTCGCCGACAGAGGCGGACCCGCTCTCCGGGCGGTCCCGACAGACCACCTGCCCGTCTGGGGCTGCAATCTCGAGCGCAGTAAACCCGGGAACCTCGCGCAGAACCTGAGCGAGGATCGCGCTGCAGGCGGGTGACACGGGGGTGCGGATCTCCGGGAAGAGAGCGAGCGTCGCGAGCAGGTCGGCCAAGCTGGCGATCTGCTGCTCCCCGCGGCCGGCGAGCGCCCGCGCCAGCTGCAGGAAGCTGCGCTCCGCTGCCGCCTCGCTCTCCCGCCGTTCGGCAATGACGAAGAGGAGACTGAGAATCGTGCCGACAAGCGCGGCGAGCGCCCCGAGGACCAGAAGCTGGACGCTCAGGCGAGGGGTCCACTGCGTCAGCCGGCGCATCATCGCGAGGTCGTGTCCCCCCGAGCGGGCGCTGGAGGGCAGCAGCAGAACTGTAGCATGCGCCGTGATGAAGCTCGACGAGGACGGCCGCTCGCGGCGATGGCGGGCCGCGGCCGGCGGAGGAGCGCCGTCGAAAGCACTGCCGCGCCTTGCTAGACGGTGGCGTTCAAATACTGGCTGGCGAGCGCCTCGCGCGGCAGATAGGCGTGGAGCAGGGAGCGCGGCCGCGGATCGGGGTCAGGGCTTGAGGGAACCGCCATCGTCCACAGGGCGTAGGAGAGCGGCTCGCCTCCCTCGGCGCGAGGGGGGCCCGGCTCGATGGCGGCGAGAACACGCAGGAGCGTTCGGAACGAGACCGTCTCTTCCTCCATGACATCCTCCCATCGAGGGTATCGGCGCGTCCTGCCATCTCTTGAGAGGGAACCGATTCTTCGAATATCTATCTTGACTAGAGATTTAGATTGCGCTACGATGAGGGCGGTGTGGAGGAATCAATGCGGCGCTCGCCCCTATTCATCGTCTACTTGACGGTCTTCGTCGACTTACTGGGGATCGGGATCATCCTGCCGGTGCTGCCGTTTTATGCCCAGAGCCTCGGCGCTTCCGGCTTCGCGGTTGGCGCGACCCTCGCTGTCTACTCGGCAATGCAGCTCGTCTCCTCTCCCCTGCTCGGCGCGCTCTCTGACCGGATTGGTCGCCGGCCGGTGCTGCTGGTCAGTCTTGCCGGCTCGGCGATTTCGCTCGCGGTGACTGGCCTCGCGAACTCTCTGCTCGTGCTGCTTCTCGCTCGGGCGCTGTCTGGCCTGTTCGGCGGGGCGATCGGCGCGGCTCAAGCGTATGTCGCGGATGTCACCGCTCCGAGCGAGCGCGCCAAAGCGATGGGGATGATCGGCGCGATGACCGGCCTAGGGTTTATCGTTGGGCCCGCGCTCGGCGCGAGCCTGAGCCATTTCGGCCTTGGCGCGGCCGCGTTTGCAGCGGCGGCGCTTGCTGCGGTCAACTTTGTCCTTGCGCTCTTCCTCCTGCCGGAGTCGCTCCAGCCTGGTCGTGCCCCGCGCCGCCCGGTCTTTGCGGTCCTGCGCCTTGGCGAAGCGCTCACCCACCCGACGGTCGGACGGCTGTTCGGCGCGATGTTTCTCGCGATGTTTGCCTTCGCCGGCGTGCAGGCGACAGTGCCGCTCCTTGGCGAACGCAACTTTGGCCTCACTCCCGCCTCGCTTGGCATCATTTTCGTCTCGGTCGGCGTGGTGTCGGTGCTGATGCAGGGGCTTGCAGTCGGCCGACTGGTCAGCCGGTACGGCGAGCGCGTGCTGGCGATTGCGGGCTTTGCGATCTTCGCGCTCACCCTGCTTGCGCTCCCGCTCGCGAACAGCCTCATCGTGGCGCTGGTCATCCTCGCGATCCAGACTGCGGGCAGCGCTGTTTACAATCCGTCGCTCACCAGCTTGATCTCGCAAGAGGCGCCTCCGGAGGAGAAGGGGGGGCTGCTTGGTCTCGGCCAGTCCTTTGGAGCGCTGTCGCGGGCAACGGGGCCGTTTGTTGCGGGGTTCCTCTTCGACTACGGCCCGGCGCTGCCGTTTGTCGTCGGCGCGCTCCTTGTGCTGATTGGACTGTCGTTCCTCATCCGCTTGCCTGCCCCTTCCGGAGCGCTGGCGCCCAAGCCGATCGAATAGCGTCTCTTCTTCCCTCCTTCCGCGGGCCTGGCTGTCCCGCACCTCCCCGGGACGGCCAGGCCCGCTGTTTGCTCTCAAGGGCCTGCGGAGCCGATAATCCGGGCACCGTCTCCCTGAAGGAACTCCAATGCTGAAGAGCCACTCGTGTGGGACGCTCACCGCTTCCCATGCTGGCCAGTCCGTCACACTGGCGGGCTGGGTTCACCGCCGGCGCGACCACGGCGGTCTCATCTTTGTCGACCTGCGCGACCGCTCCGGGCTCGTGCAGGTTGTCTTCAATCCGGCCGAGTCGCCCGAGGCGCACGCCGTCGCCGACCGCCTCCGCAACGAATACGTCGTCCAAATCGCCGGCGAGGTGCGCCGACGGCCAGCCGGAACCGAGAACCCGGCGCTCGCCACCGGCGAGGTCGAGGTCCATGCGCGCCAGGCGCGCGTGCTGAACGAGTCCAAGACCCCGCCGTTCTACCTCAACGAGGACGTCGATGTCGATGAGGCGCTGCGCTTGAAATACCGCTACCTCGACCTCCGCCGCCCAAAGATGATGGCGAACCTTCTCCTTCGGCATCGCATCGTCAAGCTGATCCGCGACCTGATGGATGCGGAAGGATTTATCGAGGTCGAGACACCGATCCTCACCAAAAGTACGCCCGAGGGGGCGCGCGACTTTCTCGTCCCGAGCCGTCTCCATCCCGGGTCGTTCTATGCCCTGCCGCAGTCGCCCCAGCAGATGAAGCAGCTGCTTATGGTCGCCGGGGTGGAGAAGTACTTTCAGATTGCGCGCTGCTTTCGCGACGAGGACCTGCGCGCCGACCGCCAGCTCGAGTTCACGCAGCTCGATATCGAGATGAGCTTCGTCGAGCAGGAGGATGTGATCAGTCTCGTTGAGCGCGTGATTGTGGCGGTGGCGCGCGCCGTTCGGCCGGAGAAGACAATCCCGACCCCGTTTCCTCGGCTCTCCTATGCAGAGGCGATGCGGCGCTTTGGCACCGACCGGCCGGACCTCCGCTTCGGCCTCGAATTGGAAGACCTCGCCGACCTTGCGGTCGGCAGCGAGTTCGGCGTCTTCAATACGGTGCTCGAGCAGGGCGGCCAGATCAAGGGGCTGCGCATTCCCGGCGGGGCCGCCTACTCCCGGCGGCAAGTGGAAGAACTGGCCGAGATTGCCCGCCGCTATGGCGCGAAAGGCCTTGTTACTATCGCCCGCGCAGCCGATGGCCTCCGCTCCCCCAGCGCCCGCTATCTTGGCGAGGAGCGGATGGCGGCAATCGCGGACCGGCTCCGGCTTGTCGAGGGCGATCTCGGCGCGATCGTCGCCGATACGCCCGAGATCGTCGCGACAGCGCTGGCGCACCTGCGCGAGGAGATTGGCCGTCGGCTCGGCCTGGCCGACCGCAACACCCTCGCCTTCTGCTGGGTCGTCGATTTCCCGGCGTTTGAATGGAAACCGCAAGAGAACCGATGGGACGCGGTCCATCACCCCTTCACCCAGCCGAAGCGCGAAGACCTGCCGCTCCTTGATGGAGAAGATCTTTCGCGCGTCCGCGCCGACCAGTATGACCTCATCTGCAACGGGTACGAACTGGGAGGCGGCAGCATCCGGATCACCGACCCTGCGCTCCAGCAGCGGATATTTCAAATCATGGGCAACCCTGAGGAGACAGTGCGCCGCCAGTTCGGGCACTTGCTCACCGCCTTTGAGTACGGAGCGCCGCCTCACGGCGGGATCGCGATCGGGATTGACCGGCTGACGATGCTGCTTGCCGACCAGCCGAACATTCGCGAGGTGATCGCCTTCCCGAAGACCCAGTCGGCGACCGATCTCCTCTTTGAAGCGCCGTCTCCGGTCGACCCTGCCCAGCTCGAAGAGCTGCACCTCCGCGTTGTCCTTCCCGAGGAAGCGGATGGTCGCTAACGCAGGCCGACATCGTGAATCGTGAATAAGGAAGGGGAGTGGTGACCCTCCAGCCGCTCGCTGACTTCGTCGCGCAGTTGTCGCTCGCTGAGACGCCGGAAGAGGTCGTGCTCGAGGCGCGGCGCCAGCTGCTCGACTGCATTGGCGTCATCATCGGCGGCGCGATGGCGGCGGAAGTTCAAGCGTTGGCCGCCATCGAAGGGAAGGAGGGCGGCCGCTCCACATTCCTCGGCCAAGGCGGCTATGCCTCTGCCGAAGCGGCTGCCCTTGTCAACGGCGCGGCGGGGGTCTGGCTCGACTTTGACAGCGGACAGCGCGCCTCTGGGAGCCACCCTGCGATCCATGTCGTTGCGGCGGCGCTTGCCGTCGCCGAAGAGGTGGACGCAA comes from Dehalococcoidia bacterium and encodes:
- a CDS encoding response regulator, whose translation is MEPEPVTLLLIEDDPADARLLAEILRDVGPSLIEPHLLVEQTLRAGRERISGGGVDVVLLDLTLPDSTGLDTFHALAQTASQLPILILSGLDDQELAIAAVQAGAQDYLVKGRINGAALTRAVRYAIERKRAQLAQEALLLRQSRLEGVLLAAREMAHRINNDVQLAVGSLSILEESETVPPELRALIGTALERVLGLAEHVQQLQHVIRVETRSTPAGLSLDLARSLDRSAGE
- a CDS encoding MFS transporter → MRRSPLFIVYLTVFVDLLGIGIILPVLPFYAQSLGASGFAVGATLAVYSAMQLVSSPLLGALSDRIGRRPVLLVSLAGSAISLAVTGLANSLLVLLLARALSGLFGGAIGAAQAYVADVTAPSERAKAMGMIGAMTGLGFIVGPALGASLSHFGLGAAAFAAAALAAVNFVLALFLLPESLQPGRAPRRPVFAVLRLGEALTHPTVGRLFGAMFLAMFAFAGVQATVPLLGERNFGLTPASLGIIFVSVGVVSVLMQGLAVGRLVSRYGERVLAIAGFAIFALTLLALPLANSLIVALVILAIQTAGSAVYNPSLTSLISQEAPPEEKGGLLGLGQSFGALSRATGPFVAGFLFDYGPALPFVVGALLVLIGLSFLIRLPAPSGALAPKPIE
- a CDS encoding ATP-binding protein, coding for MMRRLTQWTPRLSVQLLVLGALAALVGTILSLLFVIAERRESEAAAERSFLQLARALAGRGEQQIASLADLLATLALFPEIRTPVSPACSAILAQVLREVPGFTALEIAAPDGQVVCRDRPESGSASVGDQPWFRESVTTGRFTVGGITVGAPPFLPLAVPMRDDAGTVVGVLVARIDVALIAQLTAGLDLPPNTALTVLDEKGQVVYRFPDAAQYVGRPTGETELGRAVQSSAESTFVAPGLDGVRRMYALAPLHPAGTLLLGVPLEIIYEPVTTAFRRNLLVLLGALLTTLAGLWVAVNIVVERPLRRLISTTRRLAAGDYAVRTGLENVPSEVGELARAFDRLADQLAQRDRQLQAQMAELRRSNADLEQFASAISHDLQAPLRSIAGFSQLLARRYRGRIDPDADEFLQYIIGAVDRLNALIVDLLTYSRLAIGPRTLQATDTRRAVAHAVANLRGQIEASGAQVRLGNLPTVRADLSQLTQVFQNLIANSIKYRSTAPPVIAIDAEREDGSWVFRVSDNGIGIAPEHAERVFRIFQRLHPPDVYDGTGIGLAICKTVIERHGGHIWIEPAPSGGTVVAFRLPAELEENNRDERHRAC
- the aspS gene encoding aspartate--tRNA ligase; this translates as MLKSHSCGTLTASHAGQSVTLAGWVHRRRDHGGLIFVDLRDRSGLVQVVFNPAESPEAHAVADRLRNEYVVQIAGEVRRRPAGTENPALATGEVEVHARQARVLNESKTPPFYLNEDVDVDEALRLKYRYLDLRRPKMMANLLLRHRIVKLIRDLMDAEGFIEVETPILTKSTPEGARDFLVPSRLHPGSFYALPQSPQQMKQLLMVAGVEKYFQIARCFRDEDLRADRQLEFTQLDIEMSFVEQEDVISLVERVIVAVARAVRPEKTIPTPFPRLSYAEAMRRFGTDRPDLRFGLELEDLADLAVGSEFGVFNTVLEQGGQIKGLRIPGGAAYSRRQVEELAEIARRYGAKGLVTIARAADGLRSPSARYLGEERMAAIADRLRLVEGDLGAIVADTPEIVATALAHLREEIGRRLGLADRNTLAFCWVVDFPAFEWKPQENRWDAVHHPFTQPKREDLPLLDGEDLSRVRADQYDLICNGYELGGGSIRITDPALQQRIFQIMGNPEETVRRQFGHLLTAFEYGAPPHGGIAIGIDRLTMLLADQPNIREVIAFPKTQSATDLLFEAPSPVDPAQLEELHLRVVLPEEADGR